The Salmonella enterica subsp. houtenae serovar Houten genome has a segment encoding these proteins:
- the cap gene encoding cyclic AMP receptor protein,catabolite gene activator has protein sequence MVLGKPQTDPTLEWFLSHCHIHKYPSKSTLIHQGEKAETLYYIVKGSVAVLIKDEEGKEMILSYLNQGDFIGELGLFEEGQERSAWVRAKTACEVAEISYKKFRQLIQVNPDILMRLSSQMARRLQVTSEKVGNLAFLDVTGRIAQTLLNLAKQPDAMTHPDGMQIKITRQEIGQIVGCSRETVGRILKMLEDQNLISAHGKTIVVYGTR, from the coding sequence ATGGTGCTTGGCAAACCGCAAACAGACCCGACTCTTGAATGGTTCTTGTCTCATTGCCACATTCATAAGTACCCGTCAAAGAGCACGCTGATTCACCAGGGTGAAAAAGCAGAAACGCTGTACTACATCGTTAAAGGCTCCGTGGCAGTGCTGATCAAAGATGAGGAAGGGAAAGAAATGATCCTTTCTTATCTGAATCAGGGTGATTTTATTGGTGAATTGGGCCTGTTTGAAGAAGGCCAGGAACGCAGCGCCTGGGTACGTGCGAAAACCGCATGTGAGGTCGCTGAAATTTCCTACAAAAAATTTCGCCAATTAATCCAGGTCAACCCGGATATTCTGATGCGCCTCTCTTCCCAGATGGCTCGTCGCTTACAAGTCACCTCTGAAAAAGTAGGTAACCTCGCCTTCCTTGACGTCACCGGGCGTATCGCTCAGACGCTGCTGAATCTGGCGAAACAGCCCGATGCCATGACACACCCGGATGGAATGCAGATCAAAATCACCCGTCAGGAAATTGGCCAGATCGTCGGCTGTTCCCGCGAAACCGTTGGTCGTATTTTGAAAATGCTGGAAGATCAAAACCTGATCTCCGCGCATGGCAAGACCATCGTCGTCTACGGCACCCGTTAA
- the SBOV35351 gene encoding OsmC family protein, producing MQARVKWVEGLTFLGESSSGHQILMDGNSGDKAPSPMEMVLMAAGGCSAIDVVSILQKGRQNVTNCEVKLTSERREVAPRLFTHINLHFIVTGNDLKEAAVARAVDLSAEKYCSVALMLEKAVNITHSYEVIAA from the coding sequence ATGCAAGCGCGTGTAAAGTGGGTTGAAGGACTCACGTTCCTCGGAGAGTCCTCCTCCGGCCACCAGATTTTAATGGATGGCAACTCCGGTGACAAAGCGCCGAGCCCGATGGAGATGGTGTTAATGGCGGCTGGCGGATGTAGCGCTATTGATGTGGTATCCATCCTGCAAAAGGGCCGTCAGAATGTCACCAACTGTGAAGTGAAGCTGACATCCGAACGCCGGGAAGTCGCGCCGCGCCTGTTTACGCACATTAATTTGCATTTTATAGTTACCGGCAACGATCTGAAAGAGGCTGCCGTCGCGCGCGCTGTCGATCTCTCCGCGGAAAAATATTGCTCGGTGGCGCTAATGCTGGAAAAAGCGGTCAATATTACCCATTCGTATGAAGTGATTGCGGCATGA
- the prkB gene encoding phosphoribulokinase, whose translation MSAKHPVIAVTGSSGAGTTTTSLAFRKIFAQLNLHAAEVEGDSFHRYTRPEMDMAIRKARDAGRHISYFGPEANDFSLLEHTFIEYGQTGKGQSRKYLHTYDEAVPWNQVPGTFTPWQPLPEPTDVLFYEGLHGGVVTPQHDVARHVDLLVGVVPIVNLEWIQKLIRDTSERGHSREAVMDSVVRSMDDYINYITPQFSRTHINFQRVPTVDTSNPFAAKGIPSLDESFVVIHFRNLEGIDFPWLLAMLQGSFISHINTLVVPGGKMGLAMELIMLPLVQRLMEGKKIE comes from the coding sequence ATGTCAGCCAAACATCCGGTGATAGCAGTAACAGGGTCAAGCGGCGCGGGGACCACCACCACCAGCCTCGCGTTTCGTAAAATTTTCGCGCAGTTAAATCTGCACGCCGCCGAGGTGGAAGGCGACAGTTTTCATCGTTACACCCGCCCGGAAATGGACATGGCGATCCGCAAAGCGCGTGATGCCGGGCGTCATATCAGCTATTTCGGACCTGAAGCCAATGACTTCAGCCTACTGGAACACACCTTTATTGAGTACGGGCAGACGGGTAAAGGCCAGTCGCGTAAATATCTGCATACCTATGATGAAGCCGTACCGTGGAATCAGGTTCCCGGTACGTTTACGCCCTGGCAGCCGCTTCCCGAGCCGACCGATGTGCTGTTTTATGAAGGACTGCACGGCGGCGTCGTCACGCCGCAACATGATGTCGCGCGTCATGTTGATCTGTTGGTTGGCGTGGTGCCTATCGTCAACCTGGAGTGGATTCAGAAACTGATTCGCGACACCAGCGAGCGCGGGCACTCCCGTGAAGCGGTGATGGATTCTGTGGTGCGTTCCATGGACGACTACATCAATTACATTACGCCACAGTTCTCGCGTACCCATATTAACTTCCAGCGCGTGCCGACCGTCGATACATCCAATCCGTTCGCCGCAAAGGGTATTCCATCACTGGATGAGAGTTTTGTGGTGATCCATTTCCGCAACCTGGAAGGGATCGATTTTCCCTGGCTACTGGCGATGCTCCAGGGCTCGTTCATTTCTCACATTAATACATTAGTGGTGCCGGGCGGCAAAATGGGACTGGCGATGGAGCTGATTATGTTGCCGTTGGTGCAGCGATTAATGGAAGGCAAAAAAATCGAATAA
- the SBOV35331 gene encoding Uncharacterised protein family (UPF0270) has translation MIIPWQGLSPDTLDNLIESFVLREGTDYGEHERSLEQKVADVKRQLQSGEAVLVWSELHETVNIMPKKQFRE, from the coding sequence ATGATCATTCCCTGGCAGGGGCTCTCCCCCGACACGCTGGACAACCTGATCGAAAGCTTTGTGTTGCGCGAAGGCACCGATTATGGTGAACATGAACGTTCGCTTGAACAAAAAGTCGCTGACGTAAAACGCCAACTGCAATCCGGCGAGGCCGTGCTGGTATGGTCTGAATTACATGAAACGGTCAATATTATGCCGAAAAAGCAGTTTCGCGAATAA
- the yheT gene encoding hydrolase — MVEITSTEMTPPVNDSHEFIPMRGIRNRHLQTMLPRLIRRKVKFNAHWQRLELPDGDFVDLAWSEEPHQAKHKPRLVVFHGLEGSLNSPYAHGLIEAAQKRGWLGVVMHFRGCSGEPNRLNRIYHSGETEDGAWFLRWLQREFGAVPTAAVGYSLGGNMLACLLAKEGRDIPIEAAVIVSAPFVLEACSYHMDKGFSRVYQRYLLNLLKANASRKLAAYPGSLPVNLAQLKSMRRIREFDDLITAKIHGFADAIDYYRQCSAMPLLNQIAKPTLIIHAKDDPFMDHHVIPKAEDLPPHVEYQLTEHGGHVGFIGGTPLRPEMWLERRIPDWLTTYLEASS; from the coding sequence ATGGTTGAGATCACGTCTACAGAAATGACCCCGCCTGTCAATGACTCGCATGAATTTATTCCCATGCGCGGCATTCGTAATCGCCATTTACAAACTATGCTGCCGCGTTTAATCCGCCGCAAAGTGAAGTTCAACGCTCACTGGCAGCGGCTGGAGCTACCGGACGGTGATTTTGTCGATCTGGCATGGAGCGAAGAACCGCATCAGGCAAAGCATAAACCACGGCTAGTGGTCTTCCACGGTCTGGAAGGCAGCCTGAACAGCCCCTATGCCCACGGGCTGATTGAGGCGGCGCAAAAGCGCGGCTGGCTGGGCGTGGTGATGCACTTTCGCGGCTGTAGCGGCGAGCCCAACCGTCTGAATCGTATTTACCACTCCGGTGAAACGGAGGACGGAGCTTGGTTTTTACGCTGGCTACAGCGGGAGTTCGGCGCCGTTCCAACAGCCGCCGTGGGCTATTCGCTCGGCGGTAATATGCTGGCGTGCCTGCTGGCGAAAGAAGGCCGCGATATTCCCATCGAGGCGGCGGTGATTGTTTCTGCGCCCTTCGTTCTCGAAGCTTGTAGCTACCACATGGACAAAGGGTTTTCCCGCGTCTATCAGCGTTATTTGCTTAATCTGTTAAAAGCGAATGCGTCACGCAAACTGGCGGCGTATCCCGGGTCGCTGCCGGTGAATCTGGCACAACTGAAATCAATGCGCCGTATTCGCGAGTTTGACGACCTGATCACCGCGAAAATTCACGGCTTTGCCGACGCCATCGACTACTATCGTCAGTGTAGCGCCATGCCGTTGCTTAACCAGATTGCTAAACCGACGCTGATTATTCACGCTAAAGACGATCCGTTTATGGATCATCATGTAATTCCTAAAGCGGAAGATCTGCCGCCGCATGTGGAGTATCAGCTGACTGAGCATGGCGGACACGTGGGGTTTATCGGCGGTACGCCGCTGCGCCCTGAAATGTGGCTGGAACGCCGAATTCCTGACTGGCTGACAACGTACCTGGAGGCGTCATCATGA
- the ydhR gene encoding monooxygenase has product MSKTLLQIHFNFSGPFGEEMTQQLVGLAESINEEPGFIWKIWTESEKNQQAGGIYLFESEETAQAYIKKHTARLKKLGVDEVTFKLFGVNDALTKINHGNLCR; this is encoded by the coding sequence ATGTCGAAGACACTTTTACAGATCCATTTTAACTTTAGCGGCCCTTTTGGCGAGGAGATGACCCAGCAACTGGTCGGGCTGGCGGAGTCTATCAATGAGGAGCCGGGCTTCATCTGGAAAATCTGGACGGAAAGCGAGAAAAACCAGCAAGCTGGCGGCATTTATCTGTTTGAATCCGAAGAAACGGCGCAGGCTTATATTAAAAAACACACTGCGCGCCTGAAAAAGCTTGGTGTTGATGAGGTGACGTTTAAATTATTTGGCGTGAACGACGCGCTGACGAAAATAAATCACGGCAACCTTTGCCGCTAA
- the yheS_1 gene encoding glutathione ABC transporter ATP-binding protein, translating into MIVFSSLQIRRGVRVLLDNASATINPGQKVGLVGKNGCGKSTLLALLKNEISADAGSFTLPGTWQLAWVNQETPALPQPAIEYVIDGDREYRHLEAQLNDANERNDGHAIASIHGKLDAIDAWTVRSRAASLLHGLGFSNDQLERPVSDFSGGWRMRLNLAQALICRSDLLLLDEPTNHLDLDAVIWLEKWLKSYPGTLILISHDRDFLDPIVDKIIHIEQQTLFEYTGNYSAFEVQRATRLAQQQAMYESQQERVAHLQSYIDRFRAKATKAKQAQSRIKMLERMELIAPAHVDNPFHFSFRAPESLPNPLLKMEKVSAGYGDRIILESIKLNLVPGSRIGLLGRNGAGKSTLIKLLAGELEPLHGEIGLAKGIKLGYFAQHQLEYLRADESPLQHLARLAPQELEQKLRDYLGGFGFQGDKVTEETQRFSGGEKARLVLALIVWQRPNLLLLDEPTNHLDLDMRQALTEALIDFEGALVVVSHDRHLIRSTTDDLYLVHDKKVEPFDGDLEDYQQWLSDVQKLKNQADDVPKENANSAQARKDQKRRDAELRTLTQPLRKEIARLEKEMEKLNAQLAQAEERLGDSSLYDPSRKAEMTECLQLQASAKSGLETCEMAWLEAQERLEQMMND; encoded by the coding sequence ATGATTGTTTTCTCCTCGTTACAAATTCGTCGCGGTGTGCGCGTCCTACTGGACAATGCCTCGGCCACCATTAATCCAGGCCAGAAAGTCGGCCTGGTAGGTAAAAACGGCTGCGGTAAATCTACCTTGCTGGCATTGCTAAAAAATGAAATCAGCGCCGATGCCGGGAGTTTTACCCTGCCCGGAACCTGGCAATTAGCGTGGGTGAATCAGGAAACCCCTGCGTTGCCTCAGCCAGCAATTGAGTATGTCATTGACGGCGACCGCGAATACCGGCATCTGGAGGCGCAGCTTAACGACGCCAACGAACGTAACGACGGACATGCTATCGCCTCCATACACGGCAAGCTGGACGCCATCGACGCATGGACCGTTCGCTCGCGCGCCGCCAGCCTGCTACACGGCCTCGGCTTCTCTAACGATCAACTGGAACGTCCGGTCAGCGACTTTTCCGGCGGCTGGCGGATGCGCCTTAACCTGGCACAGGCGCTGATTTGCCGTTCCGATTTACTGCTGCTCGACGAACCGACCAACCACCTCGATCTGGATGCCGTCATCTGGCTGGAAAAATGGCTGAAGAGCTATCCGGGTACGCTGATTCTGATCTCCCACGATCGCGACTTTCTTGATCCGATAGTGGATAAAATTATCCATATCGAACAGCAGACTCTGTTCGAGTACACCGGCAACTACAGCGCATTTGAAGTACAGCGCGCCACGCGCCTGGCGCAGCAGCAGGCGATGTATGAAAGTCAGCAGGAGCGTGTGGCGCATCTGCAAAGTTATATCGACCGTTTCCGTGCCAAAGCGACCAAGGCGAAGCAGGCGCAAAGCCGTATCAAGATGCTGGAGCGTATGGAGCTTATCGCTCCGGCTCATGTGGACAACCCGTTCCATTTCAGCTTCCGCGCGCCGGAAAGCCTGCCTAACCCGCTGCTGAAAATGGAAAAAGTCAGCGCTGGTTATGGCGATCGCATCATTCTGGAATCCATCAAGCTGAACCTGGTACCCGGCTCGCGTATTGGTCTGCTGGGACGTAACGGCGCGGGGAAATCGACGCTGATTAAGCTGTTGGCGGGCGAACTGGAACCGTTGCACGGTGAGATTGGCCTCGCCAAAGGCATCAAGCTTGGCTACTTCGCGCAGCATCAGTTGGAGTATTTACGCGCTGATGAATCGCCGTTGCAGCACCTGGCGCGTCTGGCGCCGCAGGAGCTGGAGCAGAAGCTGCGTGATTATCTCGGCGGCTTCGGTTTCCAGGGCGACAAAGTAACAGAAGAGACGCAACGTTTCTCCGGCGGCGAGAAAGCGCGCCTGGTACTGGCGCTGATCGTCTGGCAGCGACCAAACCTGCTGCTGCTCGATGAGCCGACCAACCACCTGGATCTCGATATGCGTCAGGCGCTCACCGAAGCGCTGATCGATTTCGAAGGCGCTCTGGTAGTTGTCTCGCACGATCGTCACCTGATCCGCTCCACCACCGACGACCTCTATCTGGTGCACGACAAAAAAGTCGAACCGTTCGACGGCGATCTGGAAGACTACCAGCAGTGGCTGAGCGACGTGCAGAAGCTAAAAAACCAGGCCGACGACGTCCCCAAAGAGAACGCTAACAGCGCACAGGCGCGTAAAGATCAGAAGCGCCGCGACGCGGAACTGCGTACTCTGACGCAGCCGCTGCGTAAAGAAATTGCCCGTCTGGAAAAAGAGATGGAGAAGCTCAACGCCCAGTTAGCGCAGGCGGAAGAAAGGCTCGGCGACAGCAGCCTGTACGACCCCAGCCGCAAAGCGGAAATGACCGAGTGTCTGCAATTGCAGGCCAGCGCCAAATCCGGGCTGGAAACGTGCGAAATGGCATGGCTGGAAGCGCAGGAGAGGCTTGAGCAGATGATGAACGACTAA